In Arachis stenosperma cultivar V10309 chromosome 1, arast.V10309.gnm1.PFL2, whole genome shotgun sequence, one DNA window encodes the following:
- the LOC130981919 gene encoding acetyl-CoA acetyltransferase 2-like gives MERSEFDGIWFLSSFSATKLGSIAIQGALKRANVDPSLVEKVFFGNVISANVGQAPTRQAALGAGIPNSVVCTTVNKVCASGMKAVMLAAQSIQLGLNDVVVAGGMKSMSNAPKYLIEARHWIKNFALPWLMETLRSLMANGHL, from the exons ATGGAGAGATCTGAATTTGATGGAATATGgttcctctcttctttctctgcCACCAAGCTTGGCTCGATTGCTATTCAAG GTGCTCTGAAAAGGGCCAATGTTGATCCATCACTTGTGGAAAAAGTCTTCTTTGGGAATGTTATTAGTGCTAATGTGGGGCAAGCTCCTACAAGACAAGCAGCCTTAGGAGCAGGAATACCCAATTCAGTTGTCTGCACCACTGTCAACAAAGTTTGTGCCTCCGGAATGAAAG CTGTAATGCTTGCTGCACAAAGTATTCAATTAGGTTTAAACGATGTTGTTGTCGCTGGTGGTATGAAAAGCATGTCTAATGCACCTAAGTATTTGATAGAAGCAAG GCATTGGATCAAGAACTTCGCTTTACCATGGTTGATGGAGACTTTAAGAAGTTTAATGGCAAATGGACACTTGTAA